The Candidatus Rokuibacteriota bacterium genome has a window encoding:
- a CDS encoding carboxymuconolactone decarboxylase family protein — MTESERYRRGSEIRRQLLGDAYVERVNRTTYSDPTMRTFIDTMTEMIFGTLWTRPGLDLKTRTLVCVVSDAATGRSAELGIHLRMALRQGWTEGELTEVLLHLAGYVGAPVVREALLAAKDLFAEVRAGG; from the coding sequence ATGACCGAGAGCGAGCGATACCGGAGGGGAAGCGAGATCCGCCGGCAGCTCCTGGGCGACGCGTACGTCGAGCGGGTGAACCGGACGACGTACAGCGACCCCACGATGCGCACCTTCATCGACACCATGACGGAGATGATCTTCGGTACCCTTTGGACCCGGCCCGGCCTGGACCTGAAGACCCGGACGCTGGTGTGCGTGGTGTCGGATGCCGCGACGGGCCGGAGCGCGGAGCTCGGCATCCACCTCAGGATGGCGCTCCGCCAGGGCTGGACGGAGGGCGAGCTGACCGAGGTCCTGCTCCACCTGGCCGGCTATGTCGGCGCGCCGGTCGTCCGCGAAGCCCTCCTCGCTGCGAAGGATCTCTTCGCCGAGGTCAGAGCCGGAGGCTAG
- a CDS encoding DUF86 domain-containing protein produces the protein MTRNTVVYLRDILDNLNLAIEFVGDRTYDQFTADRKTVYAVLRCLEVVGEAAKNVPAPVRERYPSIPWKDMGSATRKATFRKLLHLSRTCPRLQVRLWNCAGHKQFHGKLYLWRSGSQGIAWIGSPNFTSGRQPSAPGGLARAGEVVLELRDACSSNVLKKIRDLFCREWARVSA, from the coding sequence ATGACCCGGAATACGGTCGTCTACCTTCGGGATATCCTTGACAACCTGAACCTGGCAATAGAATTCGTTGGGGACCGAACGTATGACCAATTCACCGCCGACCGCAAGACCGTCTATGCGGTCCTGCGATGCCTAGAAGTGGTCGGAGAAGCTGCCAAGAATGTCCCGGCGCCCGTTCGCGAGCGATACCCTAGTATTCCTTGGAAAGACATGGGCAGCGCAACGCGCAAGGCCACGTTTCGAAAACTGTTGCATCTTTCTCGAACGTGTCCTCGGCTTCAGGTGAGGTTGTGGAATTGTGCTGGGCACAAGCAGTTTCACGGCAAGCTGTACCTATGGCGTAGCGGCTCGCAGGGCATCGCGTGGATAGGCTCGCCGAACTTTACGTCCGGTAGACAGCCGAGTGCTCCTGGTGGATTAGCGAGGGCTGGAGAAGTCGTGCTGGAACTGCGCGACGCGTGCAGCAGTAACGTATTAAAGAAGATTCGTGACCTCTTTTGCCGAGAATGGGCGCGCGTAAGCGCCTGA
- a CDS encoding helix-turn-helix transcriptional regulator → MRKATDLSPLARNLRRLREERGLSQDRLSKLADVSHNTIIKIETGAIQSPTVDTAQKIARALGVTLDQLTKDQPSHERSPSRQKG, encoded by the coding sequence ATGAGGAAGGCAACCGATTTGTCCCCGCTGGCAAGAAATCTGAGGAGGTTGAGAGAAGAGCGCGGCCTCTCCCAGGATCGACTCTCCAAGCTCGCCGATGTGTCACACAATACCATCATCAAGATAGAAACCGGGGCGATTCAAAGCCCAACCGTAGACACCGCGCAAAAGATCGCCAGGGCCCTCGGGGTTACCTTGGATCAGTTGACGAAGGACCAACCTTCGCACGAAAGAAGTCCCAGCAGGCAGAAGGGGTAG
- a CDS encoding nucleotidyltransferase family protein translates to MKTLEEIRAVIRAHQDELHRRYKARVVGIFGSYVRGEQREDSDLDLLAEFDKTASLLDLGGAQVLLSELLGVKVDLVPREDIRAELKESIELAAVEV, encoded by the coding sequence ATGAAAACCCTTGAAGAAATCCGCGCGGTGATTCGCGCGCATCAGGATGAGCTTCACCGGCGCTACAAGGCGCGTGTGGTGGGGATATTCGGATCCTATGTCCGCGGCGAGCAAAGAGAGGATAGCGATCTAGATCTGCTCGCCGAATTCGATAAAACCGCCTCGCTTCTCGATCTCGGTGGCGCACAGGTCTTGCTTTCGGAACTCCTGGGGGTAAAAGTCGACCTCGTCCCGCGCGAGGATATCAGGGCCGAGTTAAAGGAATCCATTGAATTGGCGGCCGTCGAGGTATGA
- a CDS encoding alpha-hydroxy-acid oxidizing protein gives MASNLEDRFQTLHELVKAARSNLARDAWDYLAGGSETETTLKRNRQALDSMAFRPRVLRDVSKVDCTSTLLGKPMRIPVLLAPIGALESFDPGGGATAAKASAEFGVPHMLSSVCSPGLEAVAAATDNFRIFQLYVRGDDAWVDDHVKRAVDNGYTAFCLTVDSALYSRRERDLAKRSVRAASRARATGREYQARLSWDHVKRFKDLHGLPLILKGIATAEDAGLACEHSVEVIYVSNHGGRQLDHGRGAIEVLPEVVAAVGGRAPIIFDGGCMRGTDVVKAIALGAHAVGIGRLQCIGLAAAGQAGLVRVLEILEGEIRICLGLLGVDRLGALDASYLHPARPVDLPHVTSAFPLLEEGY, from the coding sequence ATGGCGTCGAATCTCGAGGACCGGTTCCAGACACTTCACGAGCTGGTCAAGGCCGCTCGATCCAACCTGGCGCGGGACGCGTGGGATTACCTGGCCGGCGGCAGCGAGACCGAGACCACGCTCAAGCGGAACCGCCAGGCCCTGGACTCGATGGCCTTCAGGCCGCGGGTCCTGCGGGACGTCTCGAAGGTGGACTGCACGTCGACGCTCCTCGGCAAGCCGATGCGCATCCCGGTACTGCTGGCCCCCATCGGCGCCCTCGAGAGCTTCGACCCCGGCGGGGGCGCGACCGCCGCAAAGGCATCCGCGGAGTTCGGCGTCCCCCACATGCTGAGCTCGGTGTGCAGTCCTGGTCTCGAGGCTGTCGCCGCAGCCACCGACAACTTCCGCATCTTCCAGCTCTACGTCCGTGGCGACGACGCCTGGGTGGACGACCACGTGAAGCGCGCCGTGGACAACGGCTACACGGCCTTCTGCCTCACCGTGGACTCGGCCCTCTACAGCCGCCGCGAACGCGATCTGGCCAAGCGATCCGTGAGGGCCGCCTCGCGCGCCCGCGCAACCGGGCGCGAGTACCAGGCCCGGCTCTCCTGGGACCACGTCAAGCGCTTCAAGGACCTCCACGGCCTCCCGCTCATCCTGAAGGGCATCGCGACGGCCGAGGACGCGGGGCTCGCCTGCGAGCACAGCGTCGAGGTGATCTACGTCTCTAACCACGGGGGGCGCCAGCTCGACCACGGGCGCGGCGCGATCGAGGTGCTCCCCGAGGTCGTCGCGGCCGTCGGAGGCCGGGCCCCGATCATCTTCGACGGCGGGTGCATGCGGGGCACCGACGTGGTCAAGGCGATCGCCCTCGGCGCGCACGCGGTCGGGATCGGCAGGCTCCAGTGCATCGGGCTGGCCGCCGCGGGACAGGCCGGCCTGGTTCGCGTGCTCGAGATCCTCGAAGGCGAGATCAGGATCTGCCTCGGGCTCCTGGGCGTGGACCGGCTGGGCGCGCTCGATGCTTCCTATCTCCACCCGGCGCGCCCGGTGGACCTGCCGCACGTGACGAGCGCCTTTCCGCTCCTCGAGGAAGGCTACTAA